A part of Notolabrus celidotus isolate fNotCel1 chromosome 21, fNotCel1.pri, whole genome shotgun sequence genomic DNA contains:
- the LOC117805109 gene encoding uncharacterized protein LOC117805109 — protein sequence MRKKILKAPCLLLSVFTSLNLCSGKFGTPITDDVSKLALLKQNIPSDYEIPVSYIPKEVAGTCWVVLNIYPLEQSLRKLADMFGAISSNKENIIVFIAMLKSLRFTFDHEELETAMQVFQCHYREGSLMSGLYFDYIKDVLNTASQGTSGFSCKPPPCLNPQPKPGGQEKGRDYSWWKRTPLLLAFIPFTACVVMLVWLVKSGKHRPVCRTENSPMAPPDAIPSVSVSIPLQTLTHATDTQPAGEVIPEHESG from the exons aTCTTGAAAGCACCTTGTCTCCTCTTGAGTGTCTTTACAAGTCTAAATCTTTGCTCTGGAAAATTTGGGACACCAATTACTGATGATGTGAGCAAGCTGGCATTATTG AAGCAGAATATCCCCTCTGATTATGAGATTCCTGTTAGTTACATCCCCAAAGAAGTG GCTGGCACGTGCTGGGTGGTGTTAAACATCTATCCTTTGGAGCAGAGTCTTCGGAAGCTGGCCGACATGTTCGGTGCCATCTCCTCAAACAAGGAAAACATCATTGTCTTTATCGCCATGTTAAAGAGTTTACGCTTCACTTTTGACCATGAAGAACTG GAAACAGCGATGCAAGTCTTCCAGTGTCACTACAGAGAGGGGAGCTTAATGTCTGGTCTTTACTTCGACTACATCAAAGATGTCTTAAACACCGCCTCTCAAGGAACATCCGGCTTCTCATGCAAGCCACCACCTTGCCTTAATCCACAGCCAAAACCAG GCGGTCAGGAGAAGGGTCGTGACTACAGCTGGTGGAAGAGAACTCCTTTGCTTCTGGCTTTCATCCCCTTCACAGCTTGTGTTGTGATGTTAGTCTGGCTG gTCAAATCTGGAAAGCACAGACCAGTTTGCCGCACTGAAAATAGCCCAATGGCACCTCCTGACGCGATCCCAAGTGTGTCTGTCTCCATCCCACTTCAAACACTCACCCACGCCACTGACACTCAGCCAGCGGGGGAGGTCATCCCTGAACATGAGAGTGGATGA